A region from the Gossypium hirsutum isolate 1008001.06 chromosome A08, Gossypium_hirsutum_v2.1, whole genome shotgun sequence genome encodes:
- the LOC107902730 gene encoding uncharacterized protein isoform X1, translating to MKFRKGNLVEVLRREDDPCGSWFTGNILSADGDYYIVRYKLFTDCEGRRVVETVKGKDVRPLPPYVNRKNWAVGDVAEVFDIQCWRIGKVAKVLKNNDSFVIKLFGSILLKEFHVSSLRVRQAWHGNKWMVVGKVAQSKDLANSFTAETPYCASGLRFKTPLLMNKALRSKEKDREGQHKTRAHNVIHKVYAHQSEKCNIEKHFRGNLKTRKSPLKRTLPWFNQVDDFSYPNAGIDETLIKQSTKRNNRMEDASPYCVYHSSRSVQYTENSNQCSVASCSFNGVAGGRLSPKPLENTSDHSDAESSFPSLCGKRDLPSSPVEKVINIHELELRAYKSTVEALYASGPLTWEQEALLTNLRLSLNISDEEHLLQLRHLLSAHVL from the exons atgaagttcagaAAAGGGAACTTGGTGGAGGTTTTGAGAAGAGAAGATGATCCATGTGGTTCCTGGTTTACTGGTAATATTCTTTCAGCAGATGGTGACTACTATATTGTTAGGTACAAACTGTTTACAGACTGTGAAGGAAGAAGGGTGGTGGAGACGGTGAAAGGGAAGGACGTTAGACCATTGCCTCCATATGTAAACCGGAAGAATTGGGCAGTCGGGGATGTAGCTGAGGTGTTCGATATCCAGTGTTGGAGGATAGGAAAGGTTGCAAAGGTGTTAAAGAACAATGATTCATTTGTCATTAAGTTGTTTGGGTCCATCCTACTTAAAGAATTCCATGTGTCAAGTTTAAGGGTTAGGCAGGCTTGGCATGGTAACAAATGGATGGTGGTTGGGAAG GTTGCTCAAAGTAAAGATTTGGCCAACAGTTTTACAGCGGAAACTCCGTACTGTGCCAGTGGCTTGCGTTTCAAGACTCCATTACTTATGAACAAAGCTTTGCGGTCTAAAGAGAAGGATAGAGAGGGACAACATAAGACCAGGGCTCATAATGTCATACATAAAGTCTACGCACATCAATCTGAAAAATGCAACATTGAGAAGCACTTTCGAGGAAACCTCAAGACTAGGAAATCACCTCTTAAGAGAACACTTCCTTGGTTTAACCAGGTAGATGATTTTTCTTACCCGAATGCAGGGATTGATGAAACATTAATTAAGCAATCGACTAAAAGGAATAACAGGATGGAAGACGCAAGTCCATACTGTGTATATCATTCTTCGAGGTCTGTTCAGTATACTGAAAATAGCAACCAATGCTCAGTTGCTAGCTGTAGTTTCAATGGTGTTGCTGGTGGCCGACTTTCTCCTAAACCATTGGAAAACACATCTGATCATTCCGATGCCGAGTCGTCATTCCCATCTTTGTGTGGCAAAAGAGACTTACCCTCATCCCCTGTTGAAAAAGTCATCAATATCCATGAACTAGAGCTTCGTGCTTACAAGTCGACAGTAGAGGCATTGTATGCTTCGGGTCCTTTAACTTGGGAGCAGGAGGCATTGTTAACAAATCTCCGCCTCTCCCTTAACATTTCAGATGAGGAACACCTACTCCAGTTGAGACACCTTTTGTCTGCTCACGTTTTATGA
- the LOC107902730 gene encoding uncharacterized protein isoform X2, with protein sequence MKFRKGNLVEVLRREDDPCGSWFTGNILSADGDYYIVRYKLFTDCEGRRVVETVKGKDVRPLPPYVNRKNWAVGDVAEVFDIQCWRIGKVAKVLKNNDSFVIKLFGSILLKEFHVSSLRVRQAWHGNKWMVVGKVAQSKDLANSFTAETPYCASGLRFKTPLLMNKALRSKEKDREGQHKTRAHNVIHKVYAHQSEKCNIEKHFRGNLKTRKSPLKRTLPWFNQVDDFSYPNAGIDETLIKQSTKRNNRMEDASPYCVYHSSRSVQYTENSNQCSVASCSFNGVAGGRLSPKPLENTSDHSDAESSFPSLCGKRDLPSSPVEKVINIHELELRAYKSTVEALYASGPLTWEQEALLTNLRLSLNISDEEHLLQWVAAP encoded by the exons atgaagttcagaAAAGGGAACTTGGTGGAGGTTTTGAGAAGAGAAGATGATCCATGTGGTTCCTGGTTTACTGGTAATATTCTTTCAGCAGATGGTGACTACTATATTGTTAGGTACAAACTGTTTACAGACTGTGAAGGAAGAAGGGTGGTGGAGACGGTGAAAGGGAAGGACGTTAGACCATTGCCTCCATATGTAAACCGGAAGAATTGGGCAGTCGGGGATGTAGCTGAGGTGTTCGATATCCAGTGTTGGAGGATAGGAAAGGTTGCAAAGGTGTTAAAGAACAATGATTCATTTGTCATTAAGTTGTTTGGGTCCATCCTACTTAAAGAATTCCATGTGTCAAGTTTAAGGGTTAGGCAGGCTTGGCATGGTAACAAATGGATGGTGGTTGGGAAG GTTGCTCAAAGTAAAGATTTGGCCAACAGTTTTACAGCGGAAACTCCGTACTGTGCCAGTGGCTTGCGTTTCAAGACTCCATTACTTATGAACAAAGCTTTGCGGTCTAAAGAGAAGGATAGAGAGGGACAACATAAGACCAGGGCTCATAATGTCATACATAAAGTCTACGCACATCAATCTGAAAAATGCAACATTGAGAAGCACTTTCGAGGAAACCTCAAGACTAGGAAATCACCTCTTAAGAGAACACTTCCTTGGTTTAACCAGGTAGATGATTTTTCTTACCCGAATGCAGGGATTGATGAAACATTAATTAAGCAATCGACTAAAAGGAATAACAGGATGGAAGACGCAAGTCCATACTGTGTATATCATTCTTCGAGGTCTGTTCAGTATACTGAAAATAGCAACCAATGCTCAGTTGCTAGCTGTAGTTTCAATGGTGTTGCTGGTGGCCGACTTTCTCCTAAACCATTGGAAAACACATCTGATCATTCCGATGCCGAGTCGTCATTCCCATCTTTGTGTGGCAAAAGAGACTTACCCTCATCCCCTGTTGAAAAAGTCATCAATATCCATGAACTAGAGCTTCGTGCTTACAAGTCGACAGTAGAGGCATTGTATGCTTCGGGTCCTTTAACTTGGGAGCAGGAGGCATTGTTAACAAATCTCCGCCTCTCCCTTAACATTTCAGATGAGGAACACCTACTCCA GTGGGTGGCGGCACCTTAA
- the LOC107902519 gene encoding guanine nucleotide-binding protein subunit gamma 2, whose amino-acid sequence MESETASSADEQQAAGSAADTRGKHRILAQLKRVEQESKFLEEEMEELEKTDNVSTLCKELLLSMETRPDPLLPLTNGPINPSWDVWFEGPQTSQGCRCRIL is encoded by the exons ATGGAGTCAGAAACGGCGTCGTCGGCGGATGAACAGCAAGCGGCTGGTTCAGCAGCTGATACTAGAGGCAAACATCGGATTCTTGCCCAACTCAAGCGTGTCGAACAAGAATCCAAGTTCCTCGAG GAAGAGatggaagagcttgagaaaacaGATAACGTGTCAACCTTGTGCAAGGA ATTGCTGCTTAGCATGGAGACCAGACCTGATCCACTACTTCCACT AACAAATGGTCCCATAAACCCATCATGGGATGTATGGTTTGAAGGGCCTCAAACATCACAAGGTTGCAGATGCCGGATTCTGTGA